A single genomic interval of Helianthus annuus cultivar XRQ/B chromosome 13, HanXRQr2.0-SUNRISE, whole genome shotgun sequence harbors:
- the LOC118485832 gene encoding serine/threonine-protein kinase GIN4-like: MKEALYAAELKIIQGFKPTKNEWYVKESGRRRRLVSPVAEGEGSSSKPRKKQKKKAETMLIDESEEEVPEVNIEEEQEAASVAHIEIETDLFTTEADFVDRPVTSEVQKEKEKVIDDVEGDDVDKDTTSSSSGSGFEIVDAKEREKRMREEVEKEKLLRKRRREEKEDAPYEPSPEHISASQSTPKSKRKLELEKRIDEVIAENKKLEDECKRIAEREKSLAGKVQRLEGENKVLELKIEVDQTEIDVLKVRVSELEEEKSRRESENEYYKLKNKELMAAKALHEHKFYMLNRVVESMLETSVEQKYEELKLEDLRAERKAEAERQMKEKGKAVEGSSVMSIVPSMVVDNPVPISSVPGIVEEEIQSSKLIGDEEEEDDEDDDEEEFVYSASSHSSKGNDDDDAAGGTGVRISEASKEKVVEDLLNDTVNEESGEAGGKGESSKNQIVEHHEPLFLCLDVYREMLNDVNPENQIDLEADLESFDINKQKDYKYNYVEDADQYDRVEVEDCSDNEDVSEDTSKLPTLMEFFAAENREELRQKVNEAVNENVFECLRKEAEQESQSNVEKEDHSKWFKDSHERKFKSPLKFFQRDRSISLGDIISWGFLPQVNAYAVRREYGVQYFKRLYDIMSLPWWDVDELSQVRTLEYQVRQNDKAMWGYIKYETLRGYLKWKPHRPRRVERVDPETGVRETIPNVKPPRTMTMIPMSEMEQDFYKGFIDWVYSCLTTEAIITYRAGSELRYIRVYDPMWLVNCSAKDIECLFIHKIRYKAEDKDQAQQFQRVVSLCFQKGINSESKWKSSWWALDEKMKKKAKRERENRRMEEKRGKFLKKQQEEEKVEKRKREKIRVALSRKPKGREENYKAAI; encoded by the exons ATGAAAGAAGCATTGTATGCTGCGGAGTTGAAGATAATTCAGGGTTTCAAACCAACCaagaatgagtggtatgtgaAGGAGTCTGGGCGCAGACGTAGACTTGTATCTCCGGTAgctgaaggtgaaggttcttcATCAAAGCcaagaaagaaacaaaagaagaaggCTGAAACTATGTTAATAGATGAGTCTGAAGAAGAAGTTCCTGAGGTGAACATTGAAGAGGAACAAGAGGCGGCTAGTGTAGCACATATTGAAATTGAGACTGATTTGTTCACAACAGAAGCAGATTTTGTTGATAGACCAGTTACTTCTGAGGTTCAAAAGgagaaagagaaagtgatagATGATGTTGAAGGCGACGatgttgataaagacactactagttcttctagtGGGTCTGGGTTTGAGAtagttgatgcaaaagaacgtGAAAAGCGAATGAGAGAGGAGGTAGAAAAAGAGAAGTTACTCAGAAAGAGGAggagagaagagaaagaagatgcaccTTATGAACCATCTCCAGAACATATTTCTGCATCTCAATCTACTCCTAAGAGTAAAAGAAAGCTGGAG ttggaaaagagaattgatgaggtgatagcagaaaacaaaaagttggaagaTGAATGCAAAAGAATTGCTGAAAGAGAAAAGTCTCTTGCTGGAAAGGTGCAGAGATTAgaaggtgaaaacaaagtgttgGAACTAAAGATTGAAGTTGATCAGACAGAAATTGATGTtttgaaagttcgagtgtctgaGTTAGAAGAGGAGAAGAGTCGTCGGGAAAGTGAAAACGAGTACTATaagctgaagaacaaagaacttatggctgctaaagcactACATGAACATAAGTTCTACATGCTGAATAGGGTTGTGGAAAGTATGTTGGAGACGTCTGTGGAACAAAAGTATGAAGAATTGAAGTTAGAGGATCTTCGTGCTGAACGTAAAGCAGAAGCAGAAAGGCAAatgaaagaaaaaggtaaagCTGTTGAAGGAAGTTCTGTAATGTCTATTGTGCCTTCAATGGTGGTAGATAATCCAGTGCCTATATCCTCAGTTCCTGGTATAGTTGAAGAAGAAATTCAATCGTCAAAGTTAATTGGTGAcgaagaagaagaggatgatgaagatgatgatgaggaagagtttgTTTATTCTGCAAGCAGTCACAGTTCAAAAGGTAATGATGACGATGACGCTGCAGGAGGTACAGGTGTTAGAATATCTGAAGCTTCAaaagaaaaagtcgttgaagatctgCTGAATGACACAGTCAATGAGGAAAGTGGTGAAGCTGGGGGAAAGGGGGAGTCGAGCAAGAATCAGATTGTAGAGCATCACGAACCCCTGTTCTTATGTCTAGATGTGTATAGGGAGATGTTAAACGATGTAAATCCCGAGAATCAAATTGATCTTGAAGCTGATCTGGAAtcttttgatatcaataaacagaAAGATTACAAGTATAACTATGTTGAGGATGCAGATCAGTACGATAGGGTTGAAGTAGAGGATTGTTCTGATAATGAGGATGTCTCTGAAGATACATCAAAACTTCCGACGTTAATGGAGTTTTTCGCAGCAGAAAACAGAGAAGAGTTGCGTCAGAAAGTGAATGAAGCGGTGAATGAAAATGTGTTCGAGTGCTTGAGAAAAGAAGCTGAACAAGAAAGTCAATCAAATGTTGAGAAAGAAGATCATTCAAAATGGTTTAAAGACAGTCATGAGAGAAAGTTCAAGAGtcctttgaagtttttccaacgTGATAGATCTATTTCTCTTGGTGATATCATCAGTTGGGGTTTTCTTCCTCAAGTCAACGCCTATGCAGTTAGAAGAGAATATGGTGTCCAATACTTTaaacgtttatatgacattatgtcattaccatggtgggatgtcgATGAGTTATCTCAGGTGAGAACGTTGGAGTATCAGGTGAGACAGAATGATAAAGCAATGTGGGGATATATCAAGTATGAGACTCTCAGAGGTTATCTGAAATGGAAACCTCATCGTCCAAGACGGGTTGAAAGAGTAGATCCTGAAACTGGTGTACGGGAAACTATTCCGaatgtaaagcctccaagaaccATGACGATGATTCCTATGTCAGAAATGGAACAAGATTTTTACAAAGGGTTCATTGATTGGGTGTATAGCTGTCTTACAACTGAAGCTATCATTACATACAGAGCTGGTAGTGAGCTGAGATATATTCGTGTCTATGATCCGATGTGGCTGGTGAATTGTTCGGCAAAAGACATCGAATGCTTGTTTATTCACAAGATTCGTTATAAAGCAGAAGATAAAGATCAAGCTCAACAGTTCCAGCGTGTGGTATCACTGTGCTTTCAAAAAGGAATCAATTCCGAAAGCAAGTGGAAATCGTCTTGGTGGGCATtggatgaaaagatgaagaagaaggctaAACGTGAACGTGAAAATCGTAGGATGGAAGAGAAAAGAGGAAAGTTTTTGAAGAAACAACAGGAAGAAGAGAAGGTAGAGAAACGAAAGCGTGAAAAGATCAGAGTTGCATTGAGCAGGAAGCCTAAAGGGCGTGAAGAAAATTACAAAGCTGCTATCTGA